In Flavobacterium praedii, the DNA window GTTTTTTCGGTCGCTACATTTTCACCATTCTGAACAATGGCAACTTTCTGTATATCTACATTTTTATCAAAAGGGCCATAAATTGCCCAGTCATGTGGAACAGATACGTTTTCCCATTTCGAGTCGTTGAAATCTACTTTAGATGCTTCTTCAAAATCGCCTTTTTGAAATTTCCAATTGGCATCTAAAACTTTAACCTCACGTGTTTGAGACCATGTCAATTGTGTGAATGTTAAAAATAGAACGAGTAAACATATCAATTTCTTCATTTTTAAACAGGTATAATTATTTAATATCTATACAATTCATTATAAACATATAAGTCATTTAAGTTAAAGTAAATTTGTTTGCCCAAATACTTATTAAAAGAGAATATAAGTTAAAACCTTTCTTTACAAGGCTAATAGCATTTGCTTAAATGAACTATTATTTTCACTTGCTTATAATCAAATTAAGAGCTTATATGACTTATATGTTTCAACATTTTCGAATCAAAACTATTCTTTAAACGCATCCAATGCCATTGAAGGTTTCCCATCAGCTTTCCAGGCACTCAATTGTTGGCATCTAAAACTTTAACCTCACGTGTTTGAGACCATGTCAATTGTGTGAATGTTAAAAATAGAACGAGTAAACATATCAATTTCTTCATTTTTAAACAGGTATAATTATTTAATATCTATACAATTCATTATAAACATATAAGTCATTTAAGTTAAAGTAAATTTGTTTGCCCAAATACTTATTAAAAGAGAATATAAGTTAAAACCTTTCTTTGCAAGGCTAATAGCATTTGCTTAAATGAACTATTATTTTCACTTGCTTATAATCAAATTAAGAGCTTATATGACTTATATGTTTCAACATTTTCGAATCAAAACTATTCTTTAAACGCATCCAAAGCCATTGAAGGTTTCCCATCAGCTTTCCAGGCACTCAATTGATATCCGCTCCAGCTTTTTTCGCCTTCTGGTTCCCAATAAATTACGCCTAAACCTTTGTTATTTGGCACTGCTTTTACTGCTTTTATAACGGCAACCAACATATCGTGAGTGTTTTGTTCCAAAGTGTAATCGCCACCAACCTCAACAATCATTACTTCTTTATTGTATCGAGCAGCCATATCGTTTAGATTATTTGCTAAATCTGCAATGGTTGCTTTGTAATCACTTTTTATCCAATAGGGATAATAAGACAATCCGATCACATCATACTTAACATTATTAGCTTTCGCATTGTCAAAAAACCATCTAAATTTTTTGCTGTTATTACCTTCGTCTAAGTGAACAATTACTTTGATTTTGGAATCTATTTCCTTTGTTGCTTCATATCCTCTATTGAGTAATTGTGCTAATTGACTGAAGTTGTCCGTACTTCCTTCGGGCCATAACATACCACCAGGGATTTCATTTCCGATTTGTACCCATTCTGGCGTAATTCCAACCTCCTTAAGTGCTTTTAAAACATCTCTTGTGTGGAAATAAACATCGTTTAACAATTCTGAAAAAGTATGATTTTGCCATTCCAACGGTTTGGTTTGTTTGCTTGGATCAGCCCATGAATCGCTATAATGAAAGTCAATCATAATGCGCATTCCCATGTTTTGCGCGCGAATAGCCATGGCTACTGTTTCTGTTGTGCTACAATGACCGCTTGCTTTATCATTTGATGGATTTACCCAAACTCGTAATCTTATGGTATTCATTCCACGATCTTTCAACAATTGCAAGCAATCTTTTTGGGATCCATTCGTATCATAAAATTTGTATCCCGTAGCTTCCATTTGAGGCAACCAACCCACATCAGCACCTTTTGCAAAAATATTTTCTTTAGGTTTTTGCGTTGTTTTATTAGTAGTACAATACGTAAAACCCAAAACTAAAAGGATCCCTATTGAAAATAATATTTTTTTCATTATCGTTTAGTTTAGATTGAAAACTGCTAAAACAGGTAGTGATTTATTCGTAAAATCATAGAAAGCTTGATTTTCAAAAGTAGAACCATCTTTGGCTTGATTTCCTTTGAAAGCGATCCACTCACCTCCCCAATAGGAGAATCCGATACCACTTTTAGAACTTTTCAACAAACTTTTGATAGCCAACATATAACTTTTTTGTCCTTCAGGAGTTGCCGAATAACCCGAAACCAATTGGGTATCTGATCCAACTATATTATTTGTCCAATCATTATAGTCTAATGTAAAAGGATAAGCTGTTTCTGCAATGATTACTTTCTTGCTGAACTTACTTCCTAAAGCATCGATAGTAGTTTTTACTACTGTCAAATCTTTACCGTGCCAAATTGGATAATACGAAAGACCGATATAATCATAATCAACACTTTTTATTTTGGTAAAAAACCAATCCGTATCTGATGCATTTACACCTGCATAATGAATCATGATTTTTGTTTTTGGTGCTTTGCTTCGAATGGTAGCACTTGCGGTAGATAACAAAGCAATACATTGCGCTTCTTGATTGATCAAATTTCCTTGAGGCCACAGTAAACCGCTATTTATTTCGTTTCCGATCTGAATAATATCCGGATTAATTTCTGTTATAATTGTAGAGGTATAAGTAGCAACAGCCGTTTTCAAATCGGTAAAAGATAAATTTTTCCACTCATCTGGAGTCGTTTGAGCCGCTGGATCTGCCCAAGTATCAGAATAATGAACAGTAAGCCATACTTTTAAACCGGCTGCTTTTACTCTTGCTGCAAGCGTTTTCACTTCGGCAAAAGTAGAATGCCCGCTTGTTGGGTTTTTCCATAAACGAATACGAATCGTATTACAGCCTGCATTTTTTAAAGTCGTAAGCATGTCTTCTGCTTTGCCATTATTGTATAGAATTGTTCCCGTACTTTCAATTTCAGGAAGAAAGGAAATATCGGCAGCTCTGATAAAATCATCTACCACAACTGGTGGATCCACAACTACAGGTGCATCGGAAGAATCGCTGCTAGAGCAAGCAAATTGAATTGCAAATACTATAAAAAGTGATAATAGGGTTAGAATTTTTTTCATGATGGATTTTTTAAATGGATTGAAATTTATAAGTGGTATTATGAGCGTAAACTGAATCTTTTTTTAGAATTGCACTGGGAAAATGCCTGTTATTTGGTGCATCTGGATAGTTTTGAGTTTCAAAACAAATACCGCTTAAAGGTTGATAATGAGCGTTTTCTTTACCCTTAATTGCATTAAAACAATTTCCACCAACATAAATATGAACTCCAGGTTGATCGGTATAGACGGTCATTTTCAAATTATTTTTTTTATTAAAAAGAGAAGCGGCAAATTCTTCTTTTCGATCCAAAACAAATGTATTATCAATTACTGAAGGACATTTTTTGGCGGTTAAAAAATCAAAAGCAGTATTTTCAATTTGTAAAAACCTACCAGTTGGAATATTTTCAGCAGATGTTTCCAACATTCGATTCGCATTTATAATTAATTCCTGATCTGCCACATTGGATGAATGCCCGTCTAGATTAAAATAACTGTGATGGGTTAAATTCACAACGGTATCCTCTGAAGTCTTGGCACTATATTCAATCTTCAATTCATTTTCTTCGGACAACGTATATTTAAGTTCTACTGCTAATTCTCCTGGGTAATTCTCTTCTCCAGCTGGACTAGTGTAACTCAAAGTTATAGCAGGATTATCACCAGAATGTATATTTTTGACTGTCCAAACTTTTTGGCTAAACCCAATAATACCGCCATGTAATGCGTTTTCGTTATTGTTTTTATTCAAAATAAATTTTTGTCTATTCAGACAAAAAGTACTATTATGAATCCTACCAGCGAATCTTCCAACAGTTGCGCCCATATAGGGCGGACTTACTAGATGAAACGATTGCATGTAAGACTCTAAATTGTCAAACCCCAAAACAACATCAACCAATTCGCCATTTTTCAAAGGCATTTTCAATTCGGTTATCGTAGCTCCGAAGGTGATTACCTTTAAAAACATTCCGTTTTTATTGGATAATTCGTAAGCATAAATGGCTGTACCATCTGGCATTAAACCAAACAAATTGGCTTCAGAAGGAGTTATAATTTGTGAATTGTGTTTTATTTCCATTGTATTATTATGAAATTTGAAATTCAAATGTAGAACAAAATTTAAATTATACATACCAGTACCTACCAGTTTGTGAAACATTAAAAAAAACCTCGAATGTATAGCATTCGAGGTTTTTTTTTAAGTTACTGAGATGTTAAGCTACTAAGATTAAAAACATAAAGAAACGATTGAGAAGCAACTATGATTCTTATATATTTTTAAAATCTTATCAACCCTGCGACTCTTTATAAAACAGGTACAAACATGTATCTATTATCTATATCATTAAACCAAATGTCGTATTTACCTGCTGTAACATAAATATCGGCACCAGCACTATCACCAATCCAAGTAGTGTCGGCAAGAAATTTAAATTTCCCTGCGGATGTAAAGGTGTAAGTGATTTTCCAGATGTGAGCATCAAAAGTTGACTTCGTCATAGGAACACTAGTCACCCAATTATCCAATGGTGCTGCGTCTCCAATAATACCAACTGAAGCATACGTTTTCATTGATCCTGTATAAGGAACAATAGTATATGTTAATGCTTTTATGTCAATTGCAAAAGTATAATAACCTGCCGCATTAGTTGGAAAAAGTCCTGGATCTGGATCACTTTCAGTTGCTCTGTATTGTACTTTGTCACCATTTGCACCATACATTGGAGCCCAAAAACCAGTTTGCTCAAGCAATTTAAACCCACCAGCTGCAAAGTAACCTGTATAATATTGTTTAGCTGGATCAGCTGGATCTCTAAAAATTGGAGCAACAGCTTTATTTGCATCCCATTCCGCAGAAGTTCCAGGTCCAATCAAGAACAAATCTTTTGAAGGGAAAACACCTTGATATGGTTTTACTACAATCGTAATTGGGTTAGAATATTTGGGTTCAGAACCTGTTGTTCCTACAGTTGATACGATTCGAATGTCAAGATTTCCATCAACATCTGGAAGCAAACCTAGATCTAGAGCTTTTGAATTTAATTCAGAAACGCTTATCGATGCATGTGTTGTTGTAGAAGTAGCTATATTCACAGGAGCCGCAAATTCTGTATTGCTTTTTGCAAACTGAATGGTATAACTCACGATAGTTGGCGTGCCATACGTTACTGCCTCCCAAGTCAATGTCAAAGCAGTATTGTTTGGAGTAGCTTCGTTCATTATAACAGAAGAACCTGCATCTGGAGTAATTATAGAAAAAGCAGCAGCTTGAGGCTCTAAGATCAAGAAATTTTCCTCGTTTTCACATGACCACATACCTAAGATAAGGGCCAATGCTATAAAATGTTTGAATATATTTTTCATAAGTATGTATTTTTTATTTGGTTTTTAATTGTCCTATGTAATTCGCATATCGCAATCGGTATCTGTGACCAATTTACAGTTATGCTCATTTCATGTTTTTATGTTTATTATGTTAGTGGATTTTTTAGTAACCTGTATTTTGAGTTAAATTATGATTGGCACCCAATGATCCAACAGGTACTGGGAAAACATTCATGTGTGATGGAATTGAAACTCCAGTAGAAGCATTCCCTTTCCAAGCCCAATTGTATGACCCTCCAGTAAATTTTCCAAAACGGATTAAGTCTTGTCTTCTATGGGCTTCCCAATGCAATTCACGGGCTCTTTCATCAATGATAAAATCAAGAGTCAAATTTGATGCAGTAATATTCCCTACAGTCGAAGTTTTATTGGCTCTTTCTCTCAAATCATTTACATAAGTTAATGCCTGAGCTACATCGCCATTACCTCCTCTTAAAGTTGCTTCAGCATACATCAAATACACATCTGCCAAACGGAATAAAGGAAAATCAGTATCTGCATAAGTAGAGCTACTCCCTTTTACTCCGGTAGCTGTTTTGTTTGAATATTTAGATAAAATATACCCTTGTGTTTTCACACCAATATCAGCAATATCAATTGTTCTTTGTTTAGAAGGATCACCTTGTATACCAGTACCAATAGTTTTGCGGGTATCTTGATTGAATTTACCTCCGTCAAATTTTTGTGCAAATTGTTTTCTGATTCGAAGTGCACCACTCCATCCACCAATTCCAAAATCGGCACCATTATTTTCCCAAGCACCAATTTGACCATTAGTTAATACTGTTGTTGCTCCCCAGTTTTGAGAAACTACACCATCTGATTGGATTCCGAAAATTATCTCTTCAGAAGTATTGTTATCTGCTTTGAAATTATCTAGGTAATTTGGTTTTAAAGAATACCCTCCAGCAATAATTTCATTACACTTGGTCACACAATCATTATAGCGATCCGCTTGAATGTACACTTGTGCATTCAAATAAATTTTAGCCAATATCATATTAGCCATTCCTTGATCTATTCTACCATAAATATTGGCACGAGCTGCTTTTAAACTAGGAAGTACTGTTACCAATTCAGATTCAACAAAATCAAACAATTGTTTTCTATTGAATTCTGGGCCTGCAAAATTGATTGGATCATTTTCGGTATACATAGGGGCTTTACCAAACAAATCCATCATGTTGTAATACGCATAAGCACGCAATACACGAACTTCATTTCTATAAAGTGCAATATCGGCTAGTTTTGAAGCATCTGTAATTCCTCTTGATTGCAGTTTTTCTGGAGTACTTTGGCGTAAAAACTCGTTGGCATACGCCACAGAAGCCATGGTTCTACTGTACATTCCTAAAATGATAGGATTAGAAGCTGTCCAAATATTTCTTTGCAATTCAGCAGTTCCTTCATCGGCTTCATAACTCCAAACTAGTTCGTCTGTAGTTAAATCTTGCAAATACAATAAACATCTGGTAAATTGACTCGTTCCTGCATCTACACCTTCAAGCGAAGAATTGTTCGGACCAATAACACCCGTCAAAGTAAGATTACCATAAACTCCAGCTAAAGCTTTTTCGTAACCTTTTGGTGAAGTATACAATGCCTCCGAGGATAATACATCATCATCTTTAGAGACAACATTCAAATCATTCGTACAGGATTGAAGTACCGTTCCAAATACTAAAATGGATATAAAAATATATTTTTTCATGATTTTATTTTTAAAATTTGAGGTTAAGGCCAAACAATATTGAGCGTTGTCTTGGGTAAATTGTTTTATCCACTCCGTTGTTTGTGATTTCAGGATCCAATCCGCTGTATTTTGTAATTACAAGGACATTTTGAACACCAGTTGACATTCTTAACGTAGCTTTATCATTTAACCACTTGGTAAATGTATAGCCCAAAGTAATATTATCCATTTTTAAGAAAGAAGCATCTTCTACATAAAGGTCAGATAATAAAACATTTGAAGTAGTTTGAAAACCAGTTTCTAGTATAGAAGTTGGTACATTACTCAATACTCCTCCGTTTTCTAAGTTATCAAACTGAGCATTACCCGCTGCTTCAGCATTAAAAACTCTATTTCCAACACTAGCTCTTAAATTGAAAGAGAAATCGATATGTTTGAAATTCATTGTAGAAGCAAATCCGAAAGTAGCATCTGGATCTGGATTATGATAAATGTATTTATCCGAATTGTTTTTTATGTTATCTCCATTAATATCAGCAAAAGCACCGTCAATTGGTTTACCCGCTGTATCGTACAATTGTTTGTAAACATAAAAGGAGTAAGGAGTATAGCCTTCGCTAAAGATTTGACCTGGAGTTCCTGTACCAGAAATATTATCTCCTAATAGAATATTTGTATTATTAACTAAATCCTTAATTCGTCTTTCAAACTTTGAAGCTGTAAAATTCACATTCCAATTGAAACTATCCGATTGCAACAAAATGGCATTCAAACTTAACTCGATCCCTTTTGTGGTGAAAGATCCAACATTTTGATACACACGATTTGAAAAGTTACTACCATCAGAAATAGCAGCATTTACTAATAAATCTTTTGACACTTTAGAATAAGCTTCGACAGAACCAGATATACGATTGTTTAAAATTCCAAAATCAACACCTGCATTTAAAACAGTTGTTTCTTCCCATTTTAAATTTTTTGTTCTTTTGCTAGACAAAGCGATTGGAGTCGCTGTAGTACCAAAATAATATTGGGAATTCCCACCACCAACTTCATATTTTTCTAAATAACCATTCGGATCTGGTATGTCTTGTTGGCCTGTGATACCATAACTCACCCTTAATTTCAAGTCCGATAAAGTCTCGTTATCTTTAAAAAATTCTTCTTTCATTTTCCATGCAAAAGCAGCTGCTGGAAAATTACCCCAACGATTTTCTTCTTCAAATCTAGAAGAACCATCTCGTCTATATGACATTGTCAATAAATATTTGTCTTTAAAATTAATATTGGCTCTACCAAAAAAGCCTATTAAAACAACATCTGTATCAATTGAGGTTTCAGGAAAAGTCGAAGGCAAATCTGGATTTAAGATATTACCCGTTTCGAATTTATTTGTTTGAAATTTTTGATAGGAATATCCTGTAGTAAGATCTAAATTAAAATCTTTAATATTTTTGTTATAGGTCAAATAAGTATCTAATAATTTATTTCTTTTGGTCGCTTTTGTAAATTCATTAGTACCATAAGGAATGTTATTATTTGATGGCGCAGAACCAGCATCTTCTCCTACTAATCGTGTTCGCTCTCCATTCGATTCGTCAAACCCAACATTGACAACAGCTCTTAACTCCGGTAAGAAATGAAACTTATAATCCGCTTCAAAATTACCAAAAACCCGACTATTTGTCCCTCTATCATTGGTCATCAACAATTGAGAAACTGGATTTCTGGCTGCATTGGCATTCAAAGTGTATTTACCAGCAGAATTAATTCCAGTAGTGTATTCAAAGTATCCGCCATAAGGAGCTCCATCAACTGTAACAGGTTGTGTTGGATCAAAACTAATGGCTGTTCCCTCAACTGCATCAGTAAACCTATTTTTTTCGTCAGCATAATTCGCTGCTAGTTTTAATTTTAAATGATTATCAAAAAAAGCAGGATTCATAACCAAACCAATTGTATTTCTTTTGAAAGTATTGGTTAATCTCAATCCTTGTTGGTTTGTATTTCCTAAAGTCAAACTAGTTGGAATAACATTCAAAAGATTACCTCTTACCGATAAGTTTTGATCTACATAACCAGTACTTCTATAAATTTCTTTTTGCCAATCGGTATTAGCAGTTCCTAATTTACTAGCATAATCCGTTCCATTTTTTTTATCCTCATTTACAATAAGAGCACGATATTCATCAGCACTAAAAACATCAACAGTATTGACTAGTTTACCTGCCCCATAAAGAACATTATAGTCTACCGCCAAAGTTTTACTTCCTTTTTTGGTTGTAATAATAATTACTCCATTAGAAGCACGTGATCCATAAATAGCAGTTGCAGAAGCATCTTTTAAAACAACAATAGATTCTACAGTACTTGGATTTAAAGATGCTAAGAAAGAAGACGATCCTATGTTTGTATTGTTATCCAAGGGCAATCCATCAATAACAACAAGAGGGTCATTACTTGCAAACAAAGAACTTCCTCCTCTAATTCTCATTTCGGATTTAGCCCCAGGAGCTCCTGTAGTATTTACAGCTAAACCCGCTACGCGCCCTTTAAATAAATCTTCGGTTCCAACATTGGCACCTTTATTAAATTCCTTTGCAGTCAGTGCAACAACAGCTCCAGTAGCATCTTTTCTTTTTACTGATCCATATCCTACTTGAATTTTCACTTCAACTAATTGATTTGCTTCTGACTGAAGGCTAACTAACAGTGTTTTTTGATTTGTGAAGGTTACAATTTCTTTTCTGTATCCAATAAATGAAAAAACGATTTTATC includes these proteins:
- a CDS encoding glycoside hydrolase family 53 protein — encoded protein: MKKILFSIGILLVLGFTYCTTNKTTQKPKENIFAKGADVGWLPQMEATGYKFYDTNGSQKDCLQLLKDRGMNTIRLRVWVNPSNDKASGHCSTTETVAMAIRAQNMGMRIMIDFHYSDSWADPSKQTKPLEWQNHTFSELLNDVYFHTRDVLKALKEVGITPEWVQIGNEIPGGMLWPEGSTDNFSQLAQLLNRGYEATKEIDSKIKVIVHLDEGNNSKKFRWFFDNAKANNVKYDVIGLSYYPYWIKSDYKATIADLANNLNDMAARYNKEVMIVEVGGDYTLEQNTHDMLVAVIKAVKAVPNNKGLGVIYWEPEGEKSWSGYQLSAWKADGKPSMALDAFKE
- a CDS encoding glycoside hydrolase family 53 protein, translated to MKKILTLLSLFIVFAIQFACSSSDSSDAPVVVDPPVVVDDFIRAADISFLPEIESTGTILYNNGKAEDMLTTLKNAGCNTIRIRLWKNPTSGHSTFAEVKTLAARVKAAGLKVWLTVHYSDTWADPAAQTTPDEWKNLSFTDLKTAVATYTSTIITEINPDIIQIGNEINSGLLWPQGNLINQEAQCIALLSTASATIRSKAPKTKIMIHYAGVNASDTDWFFTKIKSVDYDYIGLSYYPIWHGKDLTVVKTTIDALGSKFSKKVIIAETAYPFTLDYNDWTNNIVGSDTQLVSGYSATPEGQKSYMLAIKSLLKSSKSGIGFSYWGGEWIAFKGNQAKDGSTFENQAFYDFTNKSLPVLAVFNLN
- a CDS encoding aldose epimerase family protein, with translation MEIKHNSQIITPSEANLFGLMPDGTAIYAYELSNKNGMFLKVITFGATITELKMPLKNGELVDVVLGFDNLESYMQSFHLVSPPYMGATVGRFAGRIHNSTFCLNRQKFILNKNNNENALHGGIIGFSQKVWTVKNIHSGDNPAITLSYTSPAGEENYPGELAVELKYTLSEENELKIEYSAKTSEDTVVNLTHHSYFNLDGHSSNVADQELIINANRMLETSAENIPTGRFLQIENTAFDFLTAKKCPSVIDNTFVLDRKEEFAASLFNKKNNLKMTVYTDQPGVHIYVGGNCFNAIKGKENAHYQPLSGICFETQNYPDAPNNRHFPSAILKKDSVYAHNTTYKFQSI
- a CDS encoding SusE domain-containing protein, whose product is MKNIFKHFIALALILGMWSCENEENFLILEPQAAAFSIITPDAGSSVIMNEATPNNTALTLTWEAVTYGTPTIVSYTIQFAKSNTEFAAPVNIATSTTTHASISVSELNSKALDLGLLPDVDGNLDIRIVSTVGTTGSEPKYSNPITIVVKPYQGVFPSKDLFLIGPGTSAEWDANKAVAPIFRDPADPAKQYYTGYFAAGGFKLLEQTGFWAPMYGANGDKVQYRATESDPDPGLFPTNAAGYYTFAIDIKALTYTIVPYTGSMKTYASVGIIGDAAPLDNWVTSVPMTKSTFDAHIWKITYTFTSAGKFKFLADTTWIGDSAGADIYVTAGKYDIWFNDIDNRYMFVPVL
- a CDS encoding RagB/SusD family nutrient uptake outer membrane protein; amino-acid sequence: MKKYIFISILVFGTVLQSCTNDLNVVSKDDDVLSSEALYTSPKGYEKALAGVYGNLTLTGVIGPNNSSLEGVDAGTSQFTRCLLYLQDLTTDELVWSYEADEGTAELQRNIWTASNPIILGMYSRTMASVAYANEFLRQSTPEKLQSRGITDASKLADIALYRNEVRVLRAYAYYNMMDLFGKAPMYTENDPINFAGPEFNRKQLFDFVESELVTVLPSLKAARANIYGRIDQGMANMILAKIYLNAQVYIQADRYNDCVTKCNEIIAGGYSLKPNYLDNFKADNNTSEEIIFGIQSDGVVSQNWGATTVLTNGQIGAWENNGADFGIGGWSGALRIRKQFAQKFDGGKFNQDTRKTIGTGIQGDPSKQRTIDIADIGVKTQGYILSKYSNKTATGVKGSSSTYADTDFPLFRLADVYLMYAEATLRGGNGDVAQALTYVNDLRERANKTSTVGNITASNLTLDFIIDERARELHWEAHRRQDLIRFGKFTGGSYNWAWKGNASTGVSIPSHMNVFPVPVGSLGANHNLTQNTGY
- a CDS encoding SusC/RagA family TonB-linked outer membrane protein — its product is MKTIYMKLLFLFLLLPFCAFSQNAVKGTVLDSGSGQPISGVNINIQGVPNGVSTGFDGKFQIPNVKQGDKIVFSFIGYRKEIVTFTNQKTLLVSLQSEANQLVEVKIQVGYGSVKRKDATGAVVALTAKEFNKGANVGTEDLFKGRVAGLAVNTTGAPGAKSEMRIRGGSSLFASNDPLVVIDGLPLDNNTNIGSSSFLASLNPSTVESIVVLKDASATAIYGSRASNGVIIITTKKGSKTLAVDYNVLYGAGKLVNTVDVFSADEYRALIVNEDKKNGTDYASKLGTANTDWQKEIYRSTGYVDQNLSVRGNLLNVIPTSLTLGNTNQQGLRLTNTFKRNTIGLVMNPAFFDNHLKLKLAANYADEKNRFTDAVEGTAISFDPTQPVTVDGAPYGGYFEYTTGINSAGKYTLNANAARNPVSQLLMTNDRGTNSRVFGNFEADYKFHFLPELRAVVNVGFDESNGERTRLVGEDAGSAPSNNNIPYGTNEFTKATKRNKLLDTYLTYNKNIKDFNLDLTTGYSYQKFQTNKFETGNILNPDLPSTFPETSIDTDVVLIGFFGRANINFKDKYLLTMSYRRDGSSRFEEENRWGNFPAAAFAWKMKEEFFKDNETLSDLKLRVSYGITGQQDIPDPNGYLEKYEVGGGNSQYYFGTTATPIALSSKRTKNLKWEETTVLNAGVDFGILNNRISGSVEAYSKVSKDLLVNAAISDGSNFSNRVYQNVGSFTTKGIELSLNAILLQSDSFNWNVNFTASKFERRIKDLVNNTNILLGDNISGTGTPGQIFSEGYTPYSFYVYKQLYDTAGKPIDGAFADINGDNIKNNSDKYIYHNPDPDATFGFASTMNFKHIDFSFNLRASVGNRVFNAEAAGNAQFDNLENGGVLSNVPTSILETGFQTTSNVLLSDLYVEDASFLKMDNITLGYTFTKWLNDKATLRMSTGVQNVLVITKYSGLDPEITNNGVDKTIYPRQRSILFGLNLKF